The DNA region ACCCGCACCCGCCAGCCGCTCTCCAAGGCGGTGACGCCGGGAATTTTCAACCGCGTCGAAAAAGAAGACGGCCCCGCGCGTCCGGCCTTCAGGACCCGCAGTTCCCCGGCCTCGCGGACCACCCGCCACCCGCCGGGCAGCGGCACCGATCCCCCGCCCCGCCGACGCTCCGCCAGCGCCCGGACGCGCTCGACGGCTTCGAAATCGAGCAAATCGGGCGGAACACCCGTTTTACCCAGCCACGCCCGGAGCGCCCGGCGCGCCAGGGACACCGGCATTTCAGACAGAACCGCCGCCGAACCGGAAAACCCAAGGCGGTCTGCCTCCCGCTCCATCCACCGGTTCTCCTCGCCGGAAATCTCGGCCAGACGGCACAAGGCCTTGCGCAGGCGCGGATTCAACCGCGCCGCGAGCAGCGGCAGGATCTCGTGCCGGACACGATTCCGGAGGTGCTCCGGATTGCGATTGGTGGCGTCTTCTCTCCATGCGAGGCCCCGCCGCTTCAGGAACGCCTCCACCTGCGCGCGGGTCACATCCAGCATCGGCCGGATCACCGGCATCCCGCCGTGTTCCGCCCGGCACGGGATGCCCGCCAACCCCTGCGGCCCGGCTCCCCGAGCCAGCCGCAGCAGCACCGTCTCGGCCTGGTCGTCGGCCGTGTGCGCCGTGGCAATCGCGTCCGCGCCGGCCCGCCGGGCCGCGCGCGCCAGGAAATCATACCGCGCCTCGCGGGCGGCCATTTCGATGGATATGCCCTTTTTCCGCGACAGGCCGGGGACGTCCGCCCGGCCCAGGACGAAACCGGCGCGCAGCCGCCGGGCCAGCCGCCGGACGAATTCCGCGTCGGCGTCGGCGTCGGCGCCGCGCATGCCGTGGTTCAGGTGGGCCAGGGTCAGCTTGAGTTTCAGACGCGGCCGCCATTCCGCCAGCGCCGCGGCCAGGGCCGTGGAATCCGCCCCGCCGGAGACGGCGAGGAGCAGGTG from Kiritimatiellia bacterium includes:
- the tilS gene encoding tRNA lysidine(34) synthetase TilS, producing the protein MLQNIQRTIRRHGLVQPGEHLLLAVSGGADSTALAAALAEWRPRLKLKLTLAHLNHGMRGADADADAEFVRRLARRLRAGFVLGRADVPGLSRKKGISIEMAAREARYDFLARAARRAGADAIATAHTADDQAETVLLRLARGAGPQGLAGIPCRAEHGGMPVIRPMLDVTRAQVEAFLKRRGLAWREDATNRNPEHLRNRVRHEILPLLAARLNPRLRKALCRLAEISGEENRWMEREADRLGFSGSAAVLSEMPVSLARRALRAWLGKTGVPPDLLDFEAVERVRALAERRRGGGSVPLPGGWRVVREAGELRVLKAGRAGPSSFSTRLKIPGVTALESGWRVRVERGRGFSVPAVGGNLEAWLDAARAGRSPLIARSWKAGDRIRPFGLTGSKKLQDLFTDLKMPREARAGVPVLECRGEIVWVPGGRVSRDWAVPGPRAPSLRLHATPPRS